TTCCGGATGATTCTGGAGGCGGAGCAGGATCTTGCGGTGGTCGGGGAGGCCGGTGACGGTCTGCAGGCGCTGGAGCAGGTGCGCGCGCTGCAGCCGGATGTGGTGCTGATGGACATCCGGATGCCCCGGATGGACGGCGTCGAGGCGACCCGGCAGATCACCGGACCGGCGAAGGACGGGCCGGCGAAGGTGCTGGTGCTGACGACGTTCGATCTGGACGAGTATGTCGTCGAGGCGCTGCGGGCGGGGGCGAGCGGCTTCCTGCTCAAGGACGCGCCGGCCCATGAGCTGGTGCAGGCGATCCGGGTGGTGGCGGGGGGCGAGGCGATGCTCGCGCCGAGCATCACGCGCCGGCTGCTGGACAAGTACGCCGGGCATCTGCCGTCGGGCGAGGAGCCGGTGCCGGACACGCTGCACACCCTCACCGAACGCGAGGTGGAGGTGCTGAAGCTGGTGGCGCGCGGGCTGTCGAACGCGGAGATCGCCGCGGATCTGTTCGTGAGCGAGACGACGGTGAAGACGCATGTGGGGCACGTGCTGACGAAGCTGGGGCTGCGCGACCGGGTGCAGGCGGCGGTGTACGCGTACGAGAGCGGGCTGGTGCGCCCCGGCGCCCAGTAGCCGGCGCGGGACTGACGCTTTGGCAGACGGACGACGGCGGGGCCGGCCCGGGGAGATTCCCGGGCCGGCCCCGCCGGTGTGTGTCAGGTCCGGTCAGGCCTCGGACGACTTGCTGATCTCCCAGAACCGGAAGACGGTCGAGGGGTCCAGGGTCCATTGCAGGCCGGAGACCCCATCACGGGCCACCGCGTACTGCTTGCCCTGCCAGAGCGGGATCATCGGCACGTCCTGCGCGACGATGTCCTGCAGCTGCCGGAACTGGGACTTGGTGGCGCCCCGGTCCGGCTGGTCGGCCGTCTTGGGCAGCAGGTGCCCGGTGATGGTGGGCGAGCTGTAGTGGTTGGCCACCACGCTGTCCTTGCCGAAGAACGGCGCGGTGAAGTTGTCGGGGTCCGGATAGTCGGGGATCCAGCCCTTGACGTAGACGCCGAACCGGCCGGAGGCCACGCCCTGCTCGTACTCCTTGGTGGGCAGGGTGCGCACCTTGGCGTCGAACAGGCCGCCGGCGTTGAGCTGTTGGGCGATTTTCTCGAAGGCCGGGACGGTGCCGGGGCCGAAGCGGTCGGGGGTGGCCCACAGCGTGAGCGGCACCTTGCCGTTGTAGCCGGCCTGGCGCAGTGCGTCCTTGGCCTTGTCGGGCTTCGGGCTGTCGCCGTAGGTGTTGAAGAAGGAGGTGCTGTGGCCGGTGATGCCGGCCGGGACGATCGAGTACAGCGGCACCGCGGTGCGCTGGTAGACGTCCCGGACCAGGGTGGAGCGGTCCAGCAGGTAGGCGATCGCCTTGCGGACGCCCAGTTTGCCGGCGACCGGGTCCTTGAGGTTGAAGACCAGGTGCATGACCTCGGCGCTGGCGCCCTCGACGACCTGGGTGCCGTGCTGCTGCTTCAGCGAGGCGTTGTCGAGTGCCGCGATGTCCTTCATGGACAGGCCGCGGTAGGCGACATCGACGTCGCCCTTCTCGACGGCCGTCTTGAGCTTGTCGGGGCGGTTGAAGAACTTCACGGTCATCCCGGAGTTCTTGACCTTGGCGGGGCCCTTGTACGAGCCGTTGACGCCGAAGACGGCCTTCTGGGAG
This portion of the Streptomyces sp. 2114.4 genome encodes:
- a CDS encoding ABC transporter substrate-binding protein, which codes for MRKRDQWLAAPIGAGLATALLAVAGCGTDDSGAAGTGEPVVMGMTDKVQSTDPASGYEPGSWLLFNNVFQSLLSFPKGGTTPEPEAAERCGFTDSDSKVYRCTLKDGLKFSNGDALTSKDVKYSFDRTRRIKDRNGPAVMFSALDTVEAPDAKTVIFRLKSPDATFPMKIASGAGSIVDHADYPADRLRTDGKATGSGVYTLKEYSSQKAVFGVNGSYKGPAKVKNSGMTVKFFNRPDKLKTAVEKGDVDVAYRGLSMKDIAALDNASLKQQHGTQVVEGASAEVMHLVFNLKDPVAGKLGVRKAIAYLLDRSTLVRDVYQRTAVPLYSIVPAGITGHSTSFFNTYGDSPKPDKAKDALRQAGYNGKVPLTLWATPDRFGPGTVPAFEKIAQQLNAGGLFDAKVRTLPTKEYEQGVASGRFGVYVKGWIPDYPDPDNFTAPFFGKDSVVANHYSSPTITGHLLPKTADQPDRGATKSQFRQLQDIVAQDVPMIPLWQGKQYAVARDGVSGLQWTLDPSTVFRFWEISKSSEA
- a CDS encoding response regulator transcription factor, whose translation is MAIRVLLVDDQPLLRTGFRMILEAEQDLAVVGEAGDGLQALEQVRALQPDVVLMDIRMPRMDGVEATRQITGPAKDGPAKVLVLTTFDLDEYVVEALRAGASGFLLKDAPAHELVQAIRVVAGGEAMLAPSITRRLLDKYAGHLPSGEEPVPDTLHTLTEREVEVLKLVARGLSNAEIAADLFVSETTVKTHVGHVLTKLGLRDRVQAAVYAYESGLVRPGAQ